The region GATTATTATAGATGCCACAGCAAATCTGGTTCTGGAAAAACACTGAAGGGAGACCTGAATGGAAATTCTGATGCAGTTGTTAACGAAGAGGTAGGTGATCACAAACATATCCATTTGGCTTCTTCCTATATCCTTCCCTAGGTGTTGATTTGAtttgcagtaaacctaacaagGCGAACTGTTGAGTAATATGGTGTACGAATAGATAAGCACACAACTTCATCAGGGAGAAGACAGATATGAGAGTTATTGGATATGCTAAACTCCAACACATACCAAGAATGATCATCCAACATGAAGTAGATGTTGGTTATCCTTACTAATGTCCTGATGGCTGATGTAGATGTCGATAAACAATATCCCTCACTAATCGTCCTGATCATCTAGTGTTTTCAACCCCAAAAGAAGAGGGCCAAATCAAGAAAGCATCTTTTCATGTTTTTACATCATTCTATTCTTCAACTACACAATTCTCGATTGAGGGATACCATAAGATACTACCAGCAAACAAAGTTCACAAAATCAATTAGCTAGATTAGCATATGTGGTTCAATAACTACGAATTTGGGAAAATGCAAGCAGATTTAAAGTCAAGCCGGATTCTCCCACGCTAGCACTTCAAGTAATGATCAATAGCTATTTGGATCCTAAACTCTAGCATATACCAAGAATGATCGTCCAACAACATGAAGAAGATGTTGCTACCTAACTAATTTCCTGtgtttttcaacccaaaaaaagAGGGCCAACAGCATATTTTCTCAATCTCACATCATTCTATGTTTCAATTACATAAGTTCATCCACACAGACACACTCTTTCAAGGGATACCATACGATATGCCAGCAAACAATGTAAAAACCAATTAGCTAGACTAGCCTTATGTGGTTCAATAACTACAAATTTGGGAAATGCAAGCAACGTTATAGTCAATCTGGATTCTCCTTCCCACACTAGCACTTCCAATTACTAATCAAAGTTATTTGGATCCTAAACTCCAACACATACCAAGAATGATGATCCAACATGAAGTTGATATTCGCATCCCTCGGTAATGTCCTGATGTAGACGTTGATATCCCTCACTAGTGACATTTTCATCTAGTGCTTTCAACCGCCAAAAGAGGGCTAAATCAAGAAAGCATATTTTCATGTATTCACATCATTCTATGAGTCAATTACTTAAGTTCATCCACACTCTGTTGAGGGATACCATAAGCAATGGTGGACATCGTAAagttttgtattttgtgtaaatcGTTGTGCAAAAAGAACCTATCGTCACAATGAAATATCTGAAAATTATTGGCTCAAAATTCAAACTCCAATCTTACGCAGTAAAATATAGCCCCTCCAAAAACAAATTTCTGCATCCGCTCCTAATCATAAGATACTACAAGCAAACAATATGCACAATCAACTAGCTAGACTAGCATTATGTACTTCAATAACTGCAAATTTGGGAAATAAAGCAGCACTAAAGTCAAGCTGGATTCTCCCACACTAGCACTTCCATGTAATAATCAATAGCAGTGCTATTTAACTACAAATCTACAACCCCCAATTCTCATACTCAAACTCACACAAGCATTTCAACAAACACGTAGCATTCACCACTCCACAAGTACAAAAAGGCAATCAAAACAACTAATCAACCCAAATCCTCGAAAGATAATCACATGATCGAAATACAGACACCTAGAACAATGAGACAAGTACCAAACAGCGCGAGACCCACGCGAGTTTCTTCGCCGAGAATGATCCCGAAAACAGCTGTGGCAGCAAAAGTAGTGGCGTTGGTGACGGGCACAGCTACAGAAATCGGAGAGTCGCTCAAGATTGCGAAGAAAGTGGCCGAGGCCGACAGATTTACTATGAACGGGAGAGTGTACTGCCAAATCAAGAGGAGCTTGAGCCACTTGTGGAGCAGCGGCGTGTTTGTTTGGGGCGCTGATTTGAGCGCTTGGTCCCATAAGATTGCGCCTTTGCGCATAAGGGCGTTAGTGGCCCCCCAAACGAGCCCTACTGCCAGCATCTTCTCCACATCTCTCCCTACCATTGATCGATCGATCGGCTCTACTGTATTGTTGAAGATTTCTGCTGGATGAATAGATTTTGAAATTGGAAAATACAAGTAAATAAATTGCTAATACAAATTTAATATCCATAGTTAAAAAAGATTAGTAAAATCGAAAGTGTATTTTAGTTTTGATTAAAAGTTTTATTGAGTTACTACATTATATCATAGCACATGATTGTGATACGGTTTTCAAGTATTCACAGTGCTATACATTTTACGTTTGACCCTACGATGATATTTCACAATATCATTAATAAGATTTCTCTTAAAATCAAAACATAAGTTAAGTTCATAATTTAAAGAAATTCAACAAATGTAGAAATGTCCTATTTTTTATGAGTATGTATACCATAATTTTTCGATTTTTAGTTTTGGTGTAAAAAAACATATGTACTTTAAAATTTTGGAATTTGAtgctcaattttaatttttttggagATGAAATACTAATGGGCCAGCGCTCAAGCCCATCCCTTAAAACATTACCAAGTCCTTTTTACGAATagatgaatttaaattttaaaaccacatcatttataaataaatttagattgaaaaaagaaaataaaaaataaataaataaataaatttagatTGAAAAACCATGTCACTTGAACAATATCAATTTATCATGTTTTTTCCAATTGTTCAGACTTCAGTGCAAAACTTATTTATAATTTAGATTGATACTTTTCTGTTCCACAAAACGATCAAagtattcattttaaaaattattttacaaattcATGCACGTGCCAtaaaattctttaatttttttttctatgacAGAAACATGTGtgatttgtttttataattaaataatactctctctgttTCAAGGTagttgaggaatttctttttCTGAAAGTAATTTGTGATCCAACAATaatacattatttaatttactccATTTTCCAGATATATATCCACTTATCCAGGCATTACATACACATGTATATGTGCCATATAGTATATGAATTTATGCAAGTACAAAAATCACTCTATATATCTAAGGCTGTATTAATGTGCACTCGTAGCCAAAAATAAATTAGTCCAAAACGCTAGAGAAGAAAGTTGGCAAACTTGGATCCATTTCATTATcaattgcagttcacatatatAGCAATCTTCAATCAAACTGTAATCAAATATACAATGTTGAAGCATTTCACAATGAGAGTTTGAGCTCCAAATCTATATCTTGTGAGCTACTTGAGTCTGAGTTCTGACTACTCATGTTCATATTGTTGGAACCCTAAATCAATCAAAACATAGTGAAATATATAATCAGAATTAAGTACTAAAATTTGGTTCGATTTTTGTTCGATTTTAACGGTTATACGTACCTGAGCCGGCAGTTCGAAGAAGGATCTTGTCATGTTGGGCTCAACAAAATGTTGAGTTTCATAGCCTGCATTGCTATGATGATTCCATCTGAGTTTAAGCCAAAAGAAATTTATAATGAATGTGAAAATTGTTCATCGAACTATCCAATATTCCAATGTTTTGGGATATGACCATCGTCGGAAAACCATGAAATTTAGTCAATATCTGATTCGTCTCGCAACTTTCAAAATCAGTTGAAAAAATCACGAAGTTTGACATTGCTATAGTTATATCAAACAATGTTAAAGTTCATGGATTTTTCGGATTGGTTTTTAAAATTGCGAGACAAACCAAACTTTGACAAAACTTCATGGTTTTGCAAGTGATTTGTCTCATTTACAATACATGAAAAGAAAGCAAGAATCTTCATGCAAATTACCTTGCTACATTGGTGGGTTGGGAATCTCCATATGCAAGATTTGCCCTATCTAAATCTGGCAACCCCATCTGAAAACAGTAGTAAAAAACATTGTATTAAATCAAAAAATATTGTTGTGATTCAGGATTAGTTTCCTCCTAATTAATTGCTTCATCTCAACATGTACTATCTCCAAAGCATATAGTATAATTTTCAGTCCTATATTTTACAGAAATGAAGCTGTTGAGAATTTGAATTGTCGAGAGTTAAAATCTTCTTGAATTCTTGATAGACAAAGCAACAAAAAAAGATAAGTACTATAAAAGTGTGGAGTAATCATCTTGTCTATGGTTCtcaaaagaaaataatgaatCTAATTAGGCCAAGGTTGACTACAAAATGAGGGATAAAATGTTTACAAAGTTAGGATTTCTTCCCAATTATCCGCCGATTGGCTCACTTTAAAGTACTCCCGACGTACCTGAATTTGACtgaatttcatgatttttcgaGCAAATTATCCATAAAAGAAATGCAAAAATCATCTGAGATTCTATTATCACTAATTGCAATTATTCATCTAAATTCCTAGTTTAATTTCTAATCAAACTAATCTCACCATGACTCCATGGTGCCCCTGGTAGCCATAAGCCCCCAACGGCGACGGCGACGTCGACGAGTGTGTTGATTGCATCCTCACATCCTCCTGCACAGTCCCCATCCATAAAATCATaagaaaaaaacacacacacacacaactacaGATCacaacaaatattttttttaaatagtagtaaaacaattcattaaaaaaaacctgATATAAATTTGAAGCATAAGGGTTGTGATGAACAGAAGGTAAATATGTGTTTCCGAGTTGACTATGCAACCTAATCTTCTCAAGCTGCGCAACGCCAAGCCCCCGCTGCGGCTGCTTCGGCTTATCCGAGCCGCTCTTCTTCCCTTTTCTCGACGACGAggatgaagacgaagacgaagaaAGCCCACCCGAGCCCCTCTCGCTGCCGCCGAAGTAGTTGCTCCCCATATTACTCTGATAATCTTCTAtactgtgtgtagtgtgtgtatttttcttgattttctttCTCTTGACTTTTGATATTTGATGCTAAAAATTTGATTTCAGTGAGATGGAATCAGAGAGATCTTTTGATATAGTAGCTTTTAAGCTGTTAACACATTGCATCGCTGGATCTGATTGTGTGTGATTCATTCTATTTATATATAGTACTATGCTTGAATATTTATTACTTCCTTCGTCGATGTTTTGTAAATTAAGtggaaagagaataaaatagacaCGTGAACAGTAAGTATGAGATAGAACGCATTATGACAAATTAGGACTAGTTTTTCCGAATAGATGAGATCGAAAAGGAACACGTTTCATTTAACAAGGAAACCAACCGgttaaatgaaaaaatatataatatactaaaaaataaGTGTGTGGTCAAATACTAACTAagttacagtaataactaataactaatatcaattttgtatgttaaaaagatcaacacaaagacataaatttatcaatcttcttgtgttgataaactcatgtctttgtgttgatatttaaatttacatgttgtattgatataattatgtctttatGTTGATACTTTTAATTCacagaattgaaagttattagttattactataaattagttaaattagttagcacactaacgcaacTCTACTAAAATATATGTAAATaggataaaatatgaaattggaAGGTTGGTTTTAGTGAGAGGAGGAAATGATTTACATACCTTAAAACATAAAAGATTAAAGAGGAATACGGCTCATTTATGGAACAATAATTGatatttttcacatttttttaatgtatgttTTGGACTGAGCTTTTTTTGACAACTTCCATGAAATCATTGCAATTATATATTGGTTGGATAGAGAAAAGGTATGGTCTTTGAAAGGGATTGTCTTGTGATTGTGTaactaatttaatatttattacatAATATTTTCCCAAGATTTCTAACATAAGCTAACCCAATCCACGCGCTGCTGATGCACGTTCTTCAGAaagatttttataatttaattgcgACAAAAATCAGATTTTATTTAATACCACAATTTTAAGTGGTTTCAAGACTACAAATTTGATCATGAAAACATAATAGACTTTGTTTGTATGTTTAATTTTAGATAGCTTTAGATAGCTTATATAATAGTTATTTTAGATAGCTTTAATTTTAGTAAATAAAGAATTTTGCTTTGTTTTTTTCTAGCCACTAACATTATACTCTACGTACCTTGAAAATGTCGTTACTGATCTGATCATGAAATCTTTTTTTCTTTCGAgtcttttattaattaatttgatccATTTCTTTCGAGGTTGTTTgtcattaattaatttggtcatattcataaaatgttTCTCTCTTTAATATTTCAAAGATAATTATTTCTTTGGCTCTTAATATCACATATTTTATCCATTAAATTACAAATATATTCATATTATTACAACCAAATTAATTTTCTCGTTTCTTTTCCCTTCTATTATCGggtaattataatttttttgtatataataATGTTACATGTATGATATTAGATCTAACATAACTAACATCTAGATTGCACAAAATCCTACAGCAAATGTCTGGGGATTATCACAAACGCTAAAATAATATTCTCAATCTTTATAATTATCACAAAAGCTTATATCTGtacatataattaatattcTGCAAGCTGCATTTCTGTATGATATCTTTGTTAGCTCCAAGAATTAACTTATATATGTGcgtaaaaaaataatagatcGATGATAATATATAGTGTAAATAATTAAACAAGTAAAAGGTAACTAAAAAAATCAGTTGCCATGCACCAAATCTAATCGATCTGTTCCACGCATGATTTGTGGGACATATTTTATGAGTTGTATGTGTGGTGGAAAGTGCAGTCTCATTTAATTTACTACTTACTTGGCCActatgtttaatttattttattattttaatttttattacatGATTTGCTATGTTTGCATAATATGTTAAAAGATCTAATATTTCTTACTGAATGTAACACCCATCTGAATTCAATAtgttaacatttttttaaaagttttggAATTTGACGTTTACTCTACATGATCCAGTGAATTCCATTCTCGATCTAGTGAATTCAATTCTCttgaatataatataattttaaaataagtttGAAAATATGTGATGCATTAAGCTAAAAATtaaactataaaataaaaagtcaTCATCGTAggattatttattactccctccgtctcataataagagtcgcactttgccattttggtccgtcccacaataagagtcacacttcatttttaccataaatggtaagtaggtctcacattccactaacttacttCACGAAAAACCGATTCTTAAGCTTACTAGCTCACTGCTTTAGCTGCACAACAAGGAACGAAGTAACTCGACCACCGGGGGGTTCCTATTCTTTTTCGTAGGGGCTTGATTTTGTTAGTGATTTGCAAGTTCGTTTTCATGTAGTTATTGAGTTATGAGCTTAGCAACAAGCTAGCAATTGGTCAAGTCTTCACGTTTCCCAGTCCTTTAATATCTTATTATTACCGCTTCAATAGTCCATTCGGCTTAGGAATGACGGCGTCGATGAAGGTCACATAATGGTTGCTAACtgtattataaaaccaatatataaaaatgggtctcatattccactaactttttcaacctactattctttacatttcttaaaactcgtgcacaCAATAAGAGTGATTCATATTGTTAGAgggtattaattttttaaaacaagcGCAGAAAATAATACGTTTCTTTTATTAATATGAAATTGAAGGAGTATAAGTTTAAACAACCGTGAAGTTGTATCAAATAGTGGTGATAGAGAGCGAAGggcattattttttattataatagtaTAAATGACTATATCGAAAATTggttaattaataaatttaggGAGCTGTGTTCCAAAATGCGAGTGTTAATAATTAAGGATTGGATGAATCTCACGGTTATTTAAAGTATCGTTGAAATGATTAAATGTCGACATTTGTAACGTCTAAGCTACTAAAACGTGACATTGACATCTCCTACAGTTTTCATgcctaaatataaaaatattagttAGGCAGCCTTCGTTATCCcacatttatttaattaaaaacgtATATCACATGAACTATATTTATATAGAACCAAGTCTAGTATGTGATGTTTATTAAGAACCGACCTGCTAATTTTAGGAGAGGATAGCAACACACATACTATAATGATAAAAGCAATTCAGAATTGAAACCacaataaaaacaacaaaatcaatatatagacaaataaaCACTATATCTATTGTTActatagaagaaaaaaagataagAATTCAATGCGGTCATAAACATAAAAGTACTTCCAAAAAAATACttagtaaattttaaaatgagcTGTTTTGGAGTGAGCTCAAATCAACTAATCTGAAAACCCACTTTACTAAGTTCAAATTTGACGTCCCTCATAATTATTTAACAAATAATCAGTCTACTTTGCCAAGTGTGGatgatctatatttattataCCTACAAAAATGAAGCCTTGAAAATGACTCCACAAATCTAATACTTACCAAAGTTGAATTGACtcaataaaatacaaaaatgaaTGCCAGCttctttatatttataatattactaaaatagttttataaaatactactccctccgttccatagaagtggagtcattttgcaaTTTTCgtatgttccatagtagtggagttgtttccatttttactctctcttactttattctctctccatctctctacctttttcatttcctattttattcttactttacttaactcactttacacaactttttctaactctccgtgccgaaaagaaatgtcttcaCTACTATGGAAGAGAaggagaataaaaaaatattgccAAACAATAACGAATGTAATGTAAAGACAAAATTAAACACTATGATATAAATCAAGAAAGGGGGCACCCAGATAAAATCATTGGTagagattatattttaaaatttttattttaaaatataattttgggTGATTTAGATCAAGACTTTTATAATACTCCGTATTTTACATAA is a window of Salvia splendens isolate huo1 chromosome 3, SspV2, whole genome shotgun sequence DNA encoding:
- the LOC121796374 gene encoding protein SPEAR1-like; protein product: MGSNYFGGSERGSGGLSSSSSSSSSSRKGKKSGSDKPKQPQRGLGVAQLEKIRLHSQLGNTYLPSVHHNPYASNLYQEDVRMQSTHSSTSPSPLGAYGYQGHHGVMMGLPDLDRANLAYGDSQPTNVARWNHHSNAGYETQHFVEPNMTRSFFELPAQVRITVKIEQKSNQILGSNNMNMSSQNSDSSSSQDIDLELKLSL
- the LOC121796385 gene encoding transmembrane protein 234 homolog; translated protein: MVGRDVEKMLAVGLVWGATNALMRKGAILWDQALKSAPQTNTPLLHKWLKLLLIWQYTLPFIVNLSASATFFAILSDSPISVAVPVTNATTFAATAVFGIILGEETRVGLALFGTCLIVLGVCISIM